A window of Gallaecimonas kandeliae genomic DNA:
GCAGGGCCTGGATACCGACAGCCCCGCCAAGCCCTTCTCCGGCATGGAAGAAGTGAGCTTCAACAACGACGGCAGCCAACTGGTGTATTCCGCCAAGGCGCCGGGCAAGGACCATTCCTGGTCCACCAATTTCGACCTCTACGCCTACGATGTCGCCAGCGGCCAGACCACGGATCTGACCGGCGACAACAAGGCCTGGGACGCCCAGCCCGCCTTCAGCAGCGATGGCCGCTACATGGCCTGGCTGGCCATGTCCACCCCCGGCTACGAGTCCGACCGCTACCGCATCATGCTCAAAGATCTGCGCACCAACCAGGTCCGTGAGCTGGCCCCCCAGTGGGACCGCAGTGCCGACTCCATCCGCTTCGCCTCCGACGCCAAGACCCTGCTGGTCACGGCCCAGGACACAGGCCAGCACGGCCTCTACGCCTTCAACGTCGATTTCGGCGACATGAAGGTGCTGAGCCGTGACGGCACCGTCGGCTCCGTCAGCGAAGGGGCAGGGCGGGTACTCTTCTCCCGTGACGCCCTCAACGCCCCCAGCGACCTCTACGTGGTGGACAAGGACGGTTTCGGCCTCAAGCAGCTCACCCACGCCAACGAAGCCAAGCTCAAGGATCTCGACATGGGCGACTTCGCCCAGTTCAGCTTTCCCGGCTGGAACAACGAGACCGTCTACGGCTACTGGATCAAGCCGGTGGGCTATCAGGAAGGTAAAAAATACCCCGTCGCCTTCCTCATCCACGGTGGCCCCCAGGGCAGCTTCTCCAACCATTGGCACGGCCGCTGGAATGCCGAACTCTGGGCCGCCGCCGGCTATGCCGTGGTGATGGTGGACTTCCACGGCTCCACCGGTTACGGCCAGGCCTTCACCGACGCCATCACCGGCCACTATGGCGACAGGCCTTTCGAGGATCTGCAAAAGGGCCTGGACTTCATCGCCAAGCAGGAGCCCTGGATCGACGCCGACAACGCCTGCGCCCTCGGCGGCAGCTACGGCGGCTACATGATCAACTGGATCGCCGGCAACTGGCCCTCCAAGTTCAAGTGCCTGGTGGACCACGACGGCCTCTTCGACCTCAAGTCCATGTACTACACCACCGAGGAACTCTGGTTCCCCGAGCACGACATGCAGGGCACCCCCTGGGACAACGGCGAGATGTATGACCGCTGGAACCCGGCCAACTTCGTCAAGAACTGGAAGACCCCCATGCTGGTGATCCACGGCGAGAAGGACTTCAGGGTACCCATCGGCCAGGGTCTGGGCAGCTTCACAGCCCTGCAGCGCCAAGGCATCGATTCGCGCCTGGTGGTCTTCCCCAACGAGAACCACTGGGTGCTGCACCCCGAGAACCAGAAGGTCTGGTACAAGGAAGTGCTGGCCTGGATGGCCAAGCACACCCAGGCCGAGGCCGCGGCCCCTGCCGGCAAGTGACAACCCGTCTCGTGACTCGAAAAAGGCGCCTTTAGGCGCCTTTTTTATGACGCCGAAAGAAACGAGGCAAAGCTGGCCACTTTCCCCTGCCGCCCTTTTGCGGCATGCTCTGCCTCTGTCCGGGCGGGATCTCTGTTGTCCGCATCAAAGGTGGTTATGGCATCGGTAAAAAAAGGGCTGAAACTGGTGGCGCTCTTGGAGGCGTCCAAGGGTTTGATCGCACTGCTGGTCTGTTTCGGCCTGCATAAGCTGGTCGGACACAACCTCCAGCATTTCCTCGAGATGGCTGCCGGCCAGCTGCATTTGAACCCCGCCAACCACCTGGTCCATAAGGCCTTTGACGAAGCGGCCATGGTCACCCCCTCCAACCTGCAGTGGGTGCTGGCCGGCTGCGGCCTCTATGCCGGCGTGCGCTTAGTCGAGGCCTACGGCCTCTGGCATGCCCTGGTCTGGACCGAGTGGTTCGCCCTTATCAGCGGCGGCCTCTACCTGCCTTTCGAACTCTATGAACTGGTGACTAAGGCCAACCTGCTCAGTGCCGCCGTCCTGGCTATAAACCTGGCCGTGGTCTGGTACATGTACAGGGTGATCCGGGCCAAGGACTGAGCCGGCCTCGGGCGGCTATGGGTCATTTGCCCTTCCACCTGAATGACTTGGCCGCCTTCATCTTTTCCGCGGTTAAAGATCAACTTTCCATGAACCCTGCTGTTGCCCTGGTCATCGAGACTATCCCCAAGCGGGGTTACAGGCTTGTCGCCCCCGTACAGGTGATGGAGGCACAGGGGCGCCAGGGTGATGAGGCCCTATCGGCATCCCTTAGCCTTTTACTAAAGGTCCTGCAACGGCTGTGGCGTTGGCTGGGAACAACGCCCCCCGCGATGGGGAGGCGTTGACGACTTTAGAGGTCCGACAGCTTGGCGCCGAAGTTGATGTGGAAGGGCATGCCGTCGAGGACCAGGGCCGGAACCGACCTGACTCCTGCTGCTTCGGCCTCGGCGATCCTGGCCCTGTCACTGCCCAGATGCACCACCTCCAGATGGTAACGGGAACTGTCTATGGCTTTGGCCAAGCTGTCTTCCGCAGCGACGCAGACAGGGCATCCGGCATGGTAAAAAATGGCTTTGGTGTTCATCCTTTCTCTCCAGTATTGGTATCTTCGTTGGTGTGCGCACCCCGCCAAGCTAGCGTCATAGGCGGGCCCCAAAAAGCGGGTACAATTTGGTGGGGTAGGCACTTTTTGGTGTAACTTGTCGAAAGCTAAGGAGAAAAAAATTAACAACGACCGTAAGCTCGAAGACGTCGTGGGTTGCAAGTGGTCTGTTTCAGTGCTGCTGGCCATCAATGAAGGTGTCATCAGGCCAGGTGAACTGGAGCGCCATATCGCCGGTATTTCCGCCAAAGTGCTCTCGGAGCGGCTGAAGAAGCTGACCCATTACGGCCTGTTGCAGAAACAGATCTTTGCCGAGGTGCCGCCGCGCACCCAGTATGCCTTGACGCCGTCAGGTCGGCAGTTGGTCGACATCATTGGGCAGATCCAGCGGCTCGGCAGTGAACTTGCCGATGGCGTCGGCCGTTGTTGACCCCTCGGAGTCGTGGCGGGCCGCTTGCGGCGCCCTATTCCGATGCATTAGGCTCTGCTGGATATGTATTTGCCGATTACGGCGACATGGACGAAGGGACCTCCTGGGCAAGGTGTGGGGAACTGCACTACGGCAAGGAGGGGGAAGTCGGGGTACAAGCCCAAGCCCATTACCTTCGAAGAAGCGCCGAACAACCCGCACCTAAGATGAAACCGGGCAGGGAACGAGGATAGATCAGTGGAAGATTTTGGTACTGTGTTGGCCCATTGGGCCGGTTTCTATACGGTGTTGTCCCAGGTCAGTGCCACCTTCGCCGGACTCCTGTTTGTCAGCCTGTCCCTGCGCTATGCCCTGCTCAACCAGGAAGGCTTCGGGGCCGTCAAGCGGCTGGCCCGCCACACCTTCAAGGCCTTCCTGTTCCTGGTGATCTTCTCCCTGATCTTGCTGATCCCGGAAGCGGGAGCCCTGGGCGTGGCCGTGCCGCTGCTGGCGGTGGCCCTCTATGCCCTGGGCACCACGGCCAGGATCTGGGTGGAAGACGCCAAGGAGGAGGGTGCCGACCAGGTGCGGGTGCGCGGCGCCCGCAAGATCTACCTGCTCTCCCTGCTCACCTACGTGATGTTCATGGTGGTAGCCCTGCTGCTGCTCTTGGGGGAGACCCGCGCCCTCTACCTGGTGGTGGGGCTGGTGATCTGGAACCTGGCGCTGGTCACGGCCAGCTCCTGGGATCTGCTGGTGGAACTGAAAAACCGGGAAAAAGCCGACCTCGGCTGAGGTCCCAATGCCTGGCGGCCAAAGGGCCGACCAAGGAAGGAGGATAAGCATGGGTATCTTGAAATGCCTCACAGGCAAGGGCTCTGTACTGGGCCTGGTGCTGCTGCTGTTGAGCGGCTGCGCCACCCAACTGGCCCCCCTGTACGACAAGGCGCTGATGGACGGTCTGACGGCGGTCAACAGCAGCGCCATGGAGCTGCTGGCCAGCGCCGAAGGGGGCACCGACAAGGCCGGCTTCGGCACCCGGGAGCCCGGCTACAACCAGCTGATCGGGCGCTTCGACGCCTTGTCCTTGCAGTCGGCGGCCAGGCCGGTGCCGAGCAATGACGTACTGGCCGATGTGCGCAAGATTGCCGGGGACAAAACAGGTCAGGCCCCCGCCATTCCCAGTGCCACCGCCCTTAACAAGCTGGCCAGGACCTTCGCCATGATGCGCGATACCGACAAGGCCCAGGGCTTGACCCCCTTGGAGGTGAAGGCCTTCCGGGGCCAGGTGGTGATCTACCTGGACCAGGCCCTGACCTACGAAGCCGCCCTCAAACGCTAACCCAGGGAGAGACCCATGGCCGCCATCGACATCAACCAGCTGCTGACCAGCATCAAGACCGCCACCAACCAGGTGTTGAACCAGGATATCGCCACCATCAAGGGCTTTTCCGACCGCCAACTCAAAGACATAGGCCAGCAGGCCATCACAGTGGCAGAAGGCATCACCACCGGCCAGATAACGGAAGCCACCCGCGACTTTTTCTTGAACAGTCTCAAGGACATGGTCAAGAACTTCCTCGCCACCCTGGAAGGGTTGGTGGTGGTGACCATCGAAAAGCTCTGGAACGCCATGGTGGGGGCCATCTGGGGTGCCATCAACGGCGCCATCAGCGCCGCCACCGGCCTGGTCTTGCCACTGCCGACCCAGGCCTGAACCCCTCTTCGCCGGTGGCTTGCCGGCACCAATGGCATAAGGACAGTCAACGTGAACAAACCCCTTTCCGCCCTGCTGTGCGCCCTGGCCCTGTCGCCCCTGGCCGGCCAGGCCAAGTCCGAATATCACACCGTCGCCAGTTTCAAAGAGATGCAGCAGTGGGTGGCCAAGGCCAAGGATCCCGCCGCTACGCTGGTGGTGATGGACGATGACGACACCCTGACCATGATGAGCTGCCCCAACCAGGACGACCTTGAGACCTGCCAGTACCTGGGCGGCCCGGCTTGGTTCTCCTGGCAGCAGGACCAGCTCAATGCCATGGCCCAGCCCAGGGTCGCCAACAGCTTCAATGATCTGCTGACGGTCTCGGCGCTGCTGCTGGCGACCAACGACATGCCCTACACGGACCCGGCCATCCCGACCGTGCTGGGCGATCTCAGCGGCAAAGGGGTGCGGCTGCTGGTAGAAACGGCCCGCGGCGACAGCAATCTATCCGCCACCGAGCACCAGTTCTCGGCGCTGCCGGCTGGCAAGTCCCAGACCCTGCTGGGGCTGGTCAGCGGCCATAGCCTGACCTTCAACGGCCTTGCCAGCCTGGCCGGCCCCTACCAGCCCTGCACCAGCGGCACCAGGCCCATCAGCTACCGCCAGGGCGTCATGTACCTGGCCGGCCAGAACAAGGGCACAGTGCTGAAATGCATGCTGGACAGCTACAACGGCCAGGCCGGGGCTGCGCCCATCAAGCAGGTGGTGTTCATCGACGACACCAACCAGAACGTCAAGGACGTGGAAGCGGCCTTTGAGGACAGCAAGGACTACGCCGTGGTGGCCCTCCATTACACCCGCCTCGAGGCCCACAAGGCGGCCCTGACCCAGGGCAAGATGGCCGCCGCCTACCAGAAGAAAGCCACCGAGCGCTGGGAAGCGCTGTTGCAGGCCCTCAAGGCGCAGCAGCAAAACCCGGC
This region includes:
- a CDS encoding alpha/beta hydrolase family protein, giving the protein MKKRIWALSALALSGQALAKPLTIDDVINMNKVHDAVISPDGQAMVYGLKKDGESDLYWQDLNSGTTRQLTSAKGTESDVTFSSDGKAIFFLADRGNGSQVFELDLTGGEARSVTSLPLDVQGYKLSPKGDKLVVELSVWPGCDNLKCTQDKMAELKAKKSTDMTFDKLFVRHWDTWDNHFVNHLFLAEVKDGKAGDVKDIMQGLDTDSPAKPFSGMEEVSFNNDGSQLVYSAKAPGKDHSWSTNFDLYAYDVASGQTTDLTGDNKAWDAQPAFSSDGRYMAWLAMSTPGYESDRYRIMLKDLRTNQVRELAPQWDRSADSIRFASDAKTLLVTAQDTGQHGLYAFNVDFGDMKVLSRDGTVGSVSEGAGRVLFSRDALNAPSDLYVVDKDGFGLKQLTHANEAKLKDLDMGDFAQFSFPGWNNETVYGYWIKPVGYQEGKKYPVAFLIHGGPQGSFSNHWHGRWNAELWAAAGYAVVMVDFHGSTGYGQAFTDAITGHYGDRPFEDLQKGLDFIAKQEPWIDADNACALGGSYGGYMINWIAGNWPSKFKCLVDHDGLFDLKSMYYTTEELWFPEHDMQGTPWDNGEMYDRWNPANFVKNWKTPMLVIHGEKDFRVPIGQGLGSFTALQRQGIDSRLVVFPNENHWVLHPENQKVWYKEVLAWMAKHTQAEAAAPAGK
- a CDS encoding DUF2127 domain-containing protein, coding for MASVKKGLKLVALLEASKGLIALLVCFGLHKLVGHNLQHFLEMAAGQLHLNPANHLVHKAFDEAAMVTPSNLQWVLAGCGLYAGVRLVEAYGLWHALVWTEWFALISGGLYLPFELYELVTKANLLSAAVLAINLAVVWYMYRVIRAKD
- a CDS encoding thioredoxin family protein, with the protein product MNTKAIFYHAGCPVCVAAEDSLAKAIDSSRYHLEVVHLGSDRARIAEAEAAGVRSVPALVLDGMPFHINFGAKLSDL
- a CDS encoding winged helix-turn-helix transcriptional regulator, with product MSKAKEKKINNDRKLEDVVGCKWSVSVLLAINEGVIRPGELERHIAGISAKVLSERLKKLTHYGLLQKQIFAEVPPRTQYALTPSGRQLVDIIGQIQRLGSELADGVGRC
- a CDS encoding DUF2608 domain-containing protein — its product is MNKPLSALLCALALSPLAGQAKSEYHTVASFKEMQQWVAKAKDPAATLVVMDDDDTLTMMSCPNQDDLETCQYLGGPAWFSWQQDQLNAMAQPRVANSFNDLLTVSALLLATNDMPYTDPAIPTVLGDLSGKGVRLLVETARGDSNLSATEHQFSALPAGKSQTLLGLVSGHSLTFNGLASLAGPYQPCTSGTRPISYRQGVMYLAGQNKGTVLKCMLDSYNGQAGAAPIKQVVFIDDTNQNVKDVEAAFEDSKDYAVVALHYTRLEAHKAALTQGKMAAAYQKKATERWEALLQALKAQQQNPALP